From a region of the Janthinobacterium sp. 61 genome:
- a CDS encoding cation diffusion facilitator family transporter, which yields MQPTHTEHDATHLHAHLKGDAQHTHSFEGRSQSILAWALGLTLSFAGIEVVAGFMSNSLALISDAGHMVTDAAALGLALLAQLIARRPPSPRHSFGFGRAEALAAFVNGLAMLCVVGWICYEAALRFSAPQPVKGGMVFIVAFIGLAINVVVAWVLSKDKQSVNTRAALVHVMGDLLGSVAAIIAGAVIYFTGWMQIDPLLSVLVSLLILKSTFGVLRESYHFLMEGVPLHIDYIAVGTDVEQVDGVIAVHDLHVWDMSPGHPALIGHVEIEHLDHWPKVLRAIKKMLLSKHGIDHITLQPETAAMAGLHAGDKTHQQGLGSDPRPR from the coding sequence ATGCAGCCGACGCACACCGAACACGACGCCACCCATTTGCACGCCCACCTGAAGGGCGACGCCCAGCACACCCACTCGTTCGAGGGGCGCAGCCAGAGCATCCTCGCGTGGGCGCTGGGACTAACCCTGTCGTTTGCCGGCATCGAGGTCGTGGCCGGCTTCATGTCCAATTCGCTGGCCCTGATTTCCGACGCGGGCCACATGGTCACGGACGCGGCCGCGCTGGGCCTGGCCCTGCTGGCGCAGCTCATCGCGCGCCGCCCCCCGTCTCCACGCCACTCGTTCGGCTTTGGCCGCGCCGAGGCACTGGCCGCCTTCGTCAACGGCCTGGCCATGCTGTGCGTGGTGGGCTGGATCTGCTATGAAGCCGCGTTACGCTTTTCCGCCCCGCAACCCGTCAAGGGCGGCATGGTTTTCATCGTCGCCTTCATCGGCCTGGCGATCAATGTGGTAGTGGCGTGGGTATTGTCGAAAGACAAGCAAAGCGTCAACACGCGTGCCGCCCTCGTGCATGTGATGGGCGATTTGCTCGGTTCGGTCGCCGCCATCATCGCCGGCGCCGTGATTTACTTTACGGGCTGGATGCAGATCGACCCGCTGCTGTCGGTGCTGGTGTCCCTGCTGATTTTAAAGTCGACATTTGGCGTGCTGCGCGAGTCCTATCACTTCCTGATGGAAGGCGTGCCCTTGCACATCGACTACATCGCCGTGGGCACGGACGTGGAACAGGTGGACGGCGTGATTGCCGTGCACGATCTGCATGTGTGGGACATGTCGCCGGGCCATCCGGCCCTGATCGGCCACGTGGAAATCGAACACCTCGACCATTGGCCCAAGGTATTGCGCGCGATCAAGAAGATGTTACTCAGCAAGCACGGTATCGATCACATCACTCTGCAGCCGGAGACGGCCGCGATGGCTGGGCTGCATGCGGGTGACAAGACCCACCAGCAAGGCCTGGGGTCAGACCCTCGACCACGCTAG
- a CDS encoding pirin family protein — protein sequence MSDITTVNKARAVERVIAGQAVMDGAGVKINRVLTQQLQRRLDPFLMLDNFASDKPNDYIAGFPEHPHRGFETVSYMITGRMRHKDSAGHEGLLSSGGVQWMTAGSGVIHSEMPEQEEGVMEGFQLWLNLPARDKMRTPWYRDFTSSEIPRYTTDAGVAVQVIAGASHGVTGAVQRELTEPLYLDIDLPAGSSFEQPLPQGHNAFLYTFRGEVQVDGKAVPALRMAIFANTPGSDGVRIEAPQGGRVILVAGQPLNEPIAQYGPFVMNTQAEVFQAVQDFREGKFGETAAQ from the coding sequence ATGAGCGACATCACCACCGTCAACAAAGCACGCGCCGTCGAGCGCGTGATCGCCGGCCAGGCTGTCATGGATGGCGCTGGCGTGAAGATCAACCGCGTGCTGACGCAGCAGCTGCAGCGCCGTCTCGACCCGTTTTTGATGCTCGACAATTTCGCCAGCGACAAGCCGAACGACTACATCGCCGGCTTCCCCGAGCATCCGCACCGGGGTTTTGAAACGGTCTCGTACATGATCACGGGACGCATGCGCCACAAGGACAGCGCGGGCCACGAAGGCTTGCTGAGCTCGGGCGGCGTGCAATGGATGACGGCCGGCAGCGGCGTGATCCATTCGGAGATGCCGGAACAGGAAGAAGGCGTGATGGAAGGTTTTCAGCTGTGGCTGAACCTGCCCGCGCGCGACAAGATGCGCACGCCGTGGTACCGCGATTTCACCAGCAGCGAAATCCCCCGCTACACGACGGACGCGGGCGTGGCCGTGCAAGTGATCGCCGGCGCGAGCCATGGCGTGACGGGCGCCGTGCAGCGCGAGCTGACGGAACCGCTGTACCTGGACATCGACTTGCCTGCCGGCAGCAGCTTCGAGCAGCCCTTGCCGCAAGGCCATAACGCTTTCCTCTACACCTTCCGTGGCGAAGTGCAGGTGGACGGCAAGGCCGTGCCCGCCCTGCGCATGGCGATCTTCGCCAACACGCCGGGCAGCGACGGCGTGCGCATCGAGGCGCCGCAAGGCGGACGCGTAATCCTCGTCGCCGGCCAGCCCTTGAACGAGCCCATCGCGCAGTACGGTCCGTTTGTCATGAATACCCAGGCAGAAGTGTTCCAGGCCGTGCAGGACTTCCGCGAGGGCAAGTTTGGCGAGACGGCCGCGCAGTAA
- a CDS encoding LysR family transcriptional regulator: MDIDPGDLLLFARVVECGSFSRAAQRVDLPKSTLSRRISLLEAKLGERLLLRTTRKLALTEFGASLLEHARKVVEETEAAGALAQHRQAGPSGLLRISMPADFGDALMRQVLAEFVRRYPAISLELDLSARRVDLLEENFDLAIRMGNLPDDASLSARRVAFSTLSLYASPQYTSVHGLPEHPDDLYGHDLLSLPRAVHGLVHWTLIRGKTTWERDLPVRLLANSPELLVRMACTGVGIAASTDRFARAYVATGELVRVLPEWSFPLVTGWAVFPGRRLMPAKTRAFLDLMEEMYQTDAPV, encoded by the coding sequence ATGGATATCGATCCTGGAGATTTGCTGCTGTTCGCTCGCGTCGTCGAATGCGGCAGTTTCTCGCGCGCCGCCCAGCGCGTGGACTTGCCCAAGTCGACCCTGTCGCGGCGTATTTCACTGCTGGAGGCCAAACTGGGCGAACGGCTGCTGCTGCGCACCACGCGCAAGCTGGCGCTGACGGAATTTGGCGCCAGTTTGCTCGAGCATGCGCGCAAGGTAGTCGAGGAAACAGAAGCGGCCGGCGCCTTGGCCCAGCACCGCCAGGCGGGCCCCAGTGGCTTGTTGCGTATTTCCATGCCGGCCGATTTCGGCGATGCGCTGATGCGCCAGGTGCTGGCCGAGTTCGTGCGCCGCTACCCGGCCATTTCGCTGGAACTGGACTTGTCGGCGCGGCGCGTGGATTTGCTGGAAGAAAATTTTGACCTGGCCATCCGCATGGGCAACTTGCCCGATGATGCCAGCCTGTCCGCGCGCCGGGTGGCGTTCAGCACCCTGTCCCTGTATGCCTCGCCGCAATATACGAGCGTGCACGGCCTGCCCGAGCATCCCGACGACCTCTACGGCCATGATTTGCTCAGCTTGCCCCGTGCCGTGCATGGCCTCGTGCACTGGACTTTGATCCGCGGCAAGACAACGTGGGAGCGCGATTTGCCCGTGCGCCTGTTGGCGAACTCGCCGGAATTGCTGGTGCGCATGGCCTGCACGGGCGTGGGGATTGCGGCCAGCACGGACCGCTTCGCCAGGGCCTATGTGGCGACGGGGGAATTGGTGCGCGTGCTGCCGGAGTGGAGTTTCCCGCTGGTCACGGGCTGGGCCGTGTTTCCCGGCCGGCGCTTGATGCCGGCCAAGACGCGCGCGTTTCTGGACCTGATGGAGGAAATGTATCAAACCGACGCGCCCGTGTAG
- a CDS encoding bifunctional (p)ppGpp synthetase/guanosine-3',5'-bis(diphosphate) 3'-pyrophosphohydrolase, with product MVSISAPNSVTSEQLVEGLSAPDSARVLDALAYATEAYGDKQTFAGRSALDFAIGVATTLAFLRSDAETRIAGLMFELTMLDPDTAADIEPRFGKQVCDLATGVRQLIRLRALTQAQHGSAAGRGKNAAQQAVAQVETLRKMLLAMASDMRVVLVRLAACVTTLRYFAELKLFNEMTREYGKETLDLYAPLANRLGIWQLKWELEDLSFRFIEPEAYKRIAKMLEEKRMMREGFVSSAILRLQTELASAGIQAEVFGRPKHIYSIWNKMRGKELDFTALYDVRAFRVIVADVKTCYTVLGVVHNIWTPIPKEFDDYISRPKPNGYQSLHTVVTAEDGRPLEVQIRTNEMHSFAEYGVAAHWRYKEEGGSNFAGQKYDEKIAWLRQLLAWKTEVADAVVGQEEIQREWVEKLKSATLDDRIFVMTPQARVLELPVGATPVDFAYHLHTDVGHRCRGAKVDGIMVPLNTQLKNGQTCEIITAKGAPGTAGPSRDWLGAGYAVSTRTRSKIRAWFHAIDMQETLAHGRALVEKSLQREGKTAVNLEALAQKLGFAKVDELFLSVGKDEFSLRHVEQALHDTGEVVVPEDAVLVGKSRASSVEQGAKSGVLVVGTEGLMTVLAKCCKPAPPDSIVGFVTRGKGVSIHRATCKNFEEMRAKSPERVIFTEWGSTGGQDTVYPVDIFILAGDRQGLLRDISEIFSREKINVIGVNTQSAKGQARMTFTAEISSTAQLLKALNVIKDVSGVLEARRS from the coding sequence ATGGTTTCCATCTCGGCCCCGAATAGCGTCACATCGGAACAACTGGTAGAGGGCTTGAGTGCGCCGGACAGCGCCCGCGTGCTGGACGCGCTCGCGTATGCCACCGAAGCGTATGGTGACAAGCAGACCTTTGCCGGCCGTTCTGCGCTGGACTTCGCCATCGGCGTGGCCACCACCCTGGCTTTCCTGCGCAGCGATGCGGAAACGCGCATTGCCGGTCTGATGTTCGAGCTGACGATGCTGGACCCGGATACGGCGGCCGACATCGAGCCGCGCTTCGGCAAGCAGGTGTGCGACCTGGCCACCGGCGTGCGCCAGCTGATTCGCCTGCGCGCGCTGACCCAGGCACAGCACGGCAGCGCTGCCGGTCGTGGCAAGAACGCGGCGCAGCAAGCCGTGGCCCAGGTGGAAACCTTGCGCAAGATGCTGCTGGCGATGGCCTCCGACATGCGCGTGGTGCTGGTGCGCCTGGCCGCATGCGTGACGACCTTGCGCTATTTTGCCGAATTGAAGCTGTTCAACGAAATGACGCGTGAATACGGCAAGGAAACGCTGGATTTGTACGCGCCGCTGGCCAACCGCCTCGGCATCTGGCAACTGAAGTGGGAACTGGAAGACTTGTCGTTCCGCTTCATCGAGCCGGAAGCGTATAAACGCATCGCCAAGATGCTGGAAGAAAAGCGCATGATGCGCGAGGGCTTTGTTTCCTCGGCCATCTTGCGCCTGCAGACGGAACTGGCCTCGGCCGGTATCCAGGCGGAAGTATTTGGCCGCCCGAAACACATTTACAGCATCTGGAACAAGATGCGCGGCAAGGAACTCGATTTTACGGCCCTGTACGATGTGCGCGCCTTCCGCGTCATCGTCGCCGACGTGAAAACCTGCTACACGGTACTGGGCGTGGTCCACAATATCTGGACCCCCATCCCGAAAGAATTCGACGATTACATTTCGCGGCCAAAACCTAACGGTTATCAGTCGCTGCACACGGTGGTGACGGCCGAGGATGGCCGGCCGCTGGAAGTGCAGATACGCACGAATGAAATGCACAGCTTTGCCGAGTACGGCGTGGCTGCGCACTGGCGCTACAAGGAAGAGGGCGGCTCGAACTTTGCCGGCCAGAAATACGACGAAAAGATCGCCTGGCTACGCCAGTTGCTGGCGTGGAAGACGGAAGTGGCCGATGCTGTCGTGGGCCAGGAAGAAATCCAGCGCGAATGGGTGGAAAAGTTGAAATCCGCCACGCTGGACGACCGCATCTTCGTCATGACGCCGCAGGCGCGGGTGCTGGAATTGCCTGTGGGCGCCACGCCCGTCGATTTTGCGTATCACCTGCATACGGATGTGGGCCACCGCTGCCGCGGCGCCAAGGTCGACGGCATCATGGTGCCCCTGAATACGCAATTAAAGAACGGCCAGACCTGCGAAATCATCACGGCCAAGGGCGCGCCCGGTACGGCCGGGCCGTCGCGCGACTGGTTGGGCGCCGGCTACGCCGTCAGCACGCGCACGCGTTCGAAGATCCGCGCGTGGTTCCATGCCATCGACATGCAGGAAACCCTGGCCCACGGCCGCGCGCTGGTGGAGAAATCCCTGCAGCGCGAAGGCAAGACGGCCGTCAATCTGGAAGCGCTGGCGCAAAAACTGGGCTTTGCCAAGGTCGACGAGCTGTTCCTGTCGGTCGGCAAGGATGAGTTCAGCCTGCGCCACGTAGAGCAGGCGCTGCACGACACTGGCGAAGTGGTGGTGCCGGAAGACGCTGTGCTGGTCGGCAAGAGCCGCGCCTCCAGTGTGGAGCAGGGTGCCAAGTCCGGCGTGCTGGTGGTGGGAACGGAGGGCTTGATGACGGTGCTGGCCAAGTGCTGCAAGCCGGCGCCGCCCGATAGCATCGTGGGCTTCGTGACGCGCGGCAAGGGCGTCTCTATCCACCGCGCCACCTGCAAGAATTTCGAGGAAATGCGCGCCAAGTCGCCCGAACGGGTGATTTTCACGGAGTGGGGCAGCACGGGCGGGCAAGACACCGTGTATCCGGTCGATATTTTCATTCTGGCCGGCGACCGTCAGGGCTTGCTGCGCGACATCTCCGAAATCTTTTCGCGCGAAAAGATCAACGTGATCGGCGTCAACACCCAAAGCGCCAAGGGCCAGGCCCGCATGACATTTACGGCCGAGATCAGCTCGACGGCGCAGCTATTGAAGGCCTTGAATGTCATCAAGGACGTGAGTGGTGTCCTGGAGGCAAGGCGCAGTTGA
- a CDS encoding RidA family protein, producing MEITRLHVGKRLSEVAIHNNTIYLAGQIAEDTTQDIVGQTREVLGHVDRLLMEAGSDKTCILSCQIYIADMKDFPGMNEVWDDWVASGHTPPRATVEAKLANPACLVEIVIIAAER from the coding sequence ATGGAAATTACACGACTGCACGTAGGCAAACGCCTCTCCGAAGTAGCGATACACAACAACACCATCTACCTGGCTGGGCAGATTGCCGAAGACACGACGCAAGACATCGTCGGCCAGACGCGCGAAGTGCTCGGTCACGTCGACCGCCTGCTGATGGAAGCGGGCAGCGACAAGACCTGCATCCTGTCGTGCCAGATCTATATCGCCGACATGAAAGACTTCCCCGGCATGAATGAAGTGTGGGATGACTGGGTCGCGTCCGGCCACACGCCGCCGCGCGCCACGGTGGAGGCGAAGCTGGCCAATCCGGCATGCCTGGTTGAAATCGTCATCATCGCTGCAGAGCGCTAG
- a CDS encoding TonB-dependent siderophore receptor, translating to MMPRRCFRLTVVCSAVLFAWNAQAQQSEAPVGADVAAAPLKAEKPAAPAMQTVEVKGSGYDPRRDDTASKMVVGSEEILKYGDTNVTDVLKRLPGITVSGAAGRSGGEIRMRGLGSGYTQILLNGERAPAGFSLDTLSPDVIERIEILHAASAEYSTQSIAGTINVVLKKAVKTAQREIKLGVQGSDVSFSPSVNVQLSDRDGNFSYSMAGSLFRYDYHYDNPGLELGYAPDGRQNLLRRTNGTGDGRPEGINLSPRLNWALANGDNVTAQLFFNGGRSNHRNISRAETEQGLRPDYDTNTGSSSNHNAFGRSDLTWMHKLAGGAKLELKIGASAARNTSDSLQQGFIDGSALALERKVGVKATENGVSSTGKYSSPLLPGHALSMGWDGAYTEREETRRQREAALGALGARPPVNSDEGFDATIQRLALYVQDEWEITPRWSMYAGVRWEGIDTRSAGDTYEEVNQRTSVWSPLLQTLWKLPDTKGDQVRLALTRTYKAQPTSSLIPRRNTSTNNSQTDPDREGNPYLKPELALGIDASYEHYWAEGALLSARASARRIDGYTRQGLLFINDRWVSTPVNDGRANTQTLELEAKFPLRAVLSAPVPAIDLRASVSRNWSQVEQVPGPDNRLDQQTPVSGNFGLDYKTPDGVLTTGGSFNFRNGGPVRITERQSAYTSPRRDLDIYALWKFDAKNQLRLAVSNLLAQDFESNTIYTDASGTIVRNSISPSSPQARATLEMKF from the coding sequence ATGATGCCACGCCGTTGCTTCCGCCTTACCGTTGTTTGTTCCGCTGTCCTGTTTGCCTGGAATGCCCAGGCGCAGCAATCCGAAGCGCCAGTCGGCGCTGACGTTGCCGCCGCGCCGCTGAAGGCTGAAAAGCCTGCCGCGCCCGCCATGCAGACCGTCGAAGTCAAGGGCAGCGGCTATGATCCGCGCCGCGACGATACGGCAAGCAAGATGGTCGTGGGCAGCGAGGAAATCCTCAAGTATGGCGACACGAATGTCACCGATGTGCTCAAGCGCTTGCCCGGCATTACCGTTTCCGGTGCGGCCGGGCGCTCGGGCGGCGAAATCCGCATGCGCGGACTGGGCAGCGGCTACACGCAGATCCTGCTTAACGGAGAGCGGGCGCCGGCCGGTTTTTCGCTCGATACCCTGTCGCCCGACGTGATCGAGCGCATCGAGATTTTGCATGCGGCCAGCGCCGAGTACAGCACGCAGTCGATCGCCGGCACCATCAACGTGGTGCTGAAAAAGGCCGTCAAGACAGCGCAGCGCGAGATCAAGCTGGGCGTGCAGGGCAGTGACGTGAGCTTTTCGCCCAGTGTCAACGTGCAACTGTCCGACCGCGATGGTAATTTCTCATACTCGATGGCCGGTTCGCTGTTCCGCTATGACTATCATTATGATAATCCCGGACTGGAACTGGGCTACGCGCCCGATGGCCGGCAAAACCTGCTGCGCCGCACGAATGGCACCGGTGATGGCCGCCCGGAAGGCATCAATCTGTCGCCCCGCCTGAATTGGGCGCTGGCCAACGGCGACAATGTGACGGCGCAATTGTTCTTCAACGGCGGGCGCTCGAACCATCGCAATATCAGCCGTGCGGAAACAGAACAGGGCTTGCGCCCCGACTACGACACGAACACGGGCAGCTCCAGCAACCACAATGCCTTCGGCCGCAGCGACCTGACGTGGATGCACAAGCTGGCCGGCGGCGCCAAGCTGGAACTGAAAATTGGCGCCTCTGCCGCCCGCAATACGTCCGACAGCTTGCAGCAAGGCTTCATCGATGGCAGCGCCCTGGCGCTTGAGCGCAAGGTGGGCGTGAAGGCGACGGAAAACGGCGTCAGTTCCACCGGCAAGTATTCCTCGCCCTTGCTGCCGGGCCATGCCCTGTCCATGGGTTGGGACGGTGCCTACACGGAGCGCGAGGAAACCCGCCGCCAGCGCGAAGCGGCCCTGGGCGCGTTGGGTGCACGCCCGCCCGTCAACAGCGACGAAGGTTTCGACGCCACCATCCAGCGCCTGGCCCTGTACGTGCAGGATGAGTGGGAAATTACGCCGCGCTGGTCCATGTATGCGGGCGTGCGCTGGGAAGGCATCGATACGCGCAGCGCGGGCGATACCTATGAGGAAGTGAATCAGCGCACCAGCGTGTGGAGCCCGCTGCTGCAAACCCTGTGGAAGTTGCCTGATACCAAGGGCGACCAGGTGCGCCTGGCCCTGACGCGCACCTACAAGGCGCAGCCCACGTCCAGCCTGATTCCGCGCCGCAATACCTCGACCAACAACAGCCAGACGGACCCTGACCGCGAAGGCAATCCGTATCTGAAACCGGAGCTGGCGCTGGGCATCGATGCCTCGTACGAGCACTACTGGGCCGAAGGCGCCTTGCTCAGCGCGCGCGCCTCGGCCCGCCGCATCGACGGCTATACGCGCCAGGGCTTGCTGTTCATCAATGACCGCTGGGTATCGACGCCCGTCAACGATGGCCGCGCCAATACGCAGACACTGGAACTGGAAGCGAAGTTCCCGCTGCGCGCCGTGCTGTCCGCGCCCGTGCCGGCCATCGACTTGCGCGCCAGTGTCAGCCGCAACTGGTCGCAGGTGGAACAGGTGCCGGGGCCGGACAACCGGCTCGACCAGCAAACCCCCGTCAGCGGCAACTTTGGCCTCGACTACAAGACGCCGGACGGCGTGCTGACCACGGGTGGCAGCTTCAATTTCCGCAATGGCGGCCCCGTGCGCATCACCGAGCGCCAGAGCGCCTACACGTCGCCGCGGCGCGACCTCGACATTTATGCGCTGTGGAAATTCGATGCGAAGAACCAGCTGCGCCTGGCCGTGTCGAATTTGCTGGCACAAGACTTTGAAAGCAACACCATCTATACGGACGCCAGCGGCACGATAGTGCGCAACAGCATTTCGCCGAGTTCGCCGCAGGCGCGCGCGACCCTGGAAATGAAGTTCTGA
- the asd gene encoding archaetidylserine decarboxylase (Phosphatidylserine decarboxylase is synthesized as a single chain precursor. Generation of the pyruvoyl active site from a Ser is coupled to cleavage of a Gly-Ser bond between the larger (beta) and smaller (alpha chains). It is an integral membrane protein.), with product MSDRLAVLPQYLLPKGALTNFAGRIAGAKGGAMTTRLIRWFVGRYNVNMDEALDPDITHYTSFNDFFTRALRPDARPLAKADYVCPVDGRISQFGNIDKDQIFQAKGHNFSTTALVGGDATLAARFDHGSFANLYLSPRDYHRIHMPCDGRLTRMIYVPGELFSVNPTTARGIPGLFARNERVVCVFDTANGPFVMTLVGATIVGSMATVWHGVVNPPRTGQVRDWSYANDNVVLKQGEELGRFLLGSTVVMLFPKDAVAFNANWQPAGPVQLGEVMGNLPK from the coding sequence GTGTCTGACCGTCTTGCCGTCCTGCCTCAATATCTGCTTCCAAAAGGAGCGTTGACCAACTTTGCCGGCCGCATCGCCGGCGCCAAGGGCGGCGCCATGACGACGCGTTTGATCCGCTGGTTCGTGGGCCGCTACAACGTCAACATGGATGAGGCGCTGGACCCGGACATCACGCACTACACGAGCTTCAACGACTTTTTCACGCGCGCGCTGCGCCCGGACGCCCGTCCCTTGGCCAAGGCCGACTACGTCTGCCCCGTCGATGGCCGCATCAGCCAGTTCGGCAACATCGACAAGGACCAGATTTTCCAGGCCAAGGGCCACAACTTCAGCACCACGGCCCTGGTGGGCGGCGATGCGACCCTGGCGGCCCGGTTCGATCACGGCAGCTTCGCCAACCTGTACCTGAGCCCGCGCGACTACCACCGCATCCACATGCCGTGCGATGGCCGCCTGACGCGCATGATTTATGTCCCTGGTGAACTGTTTTCCGTCAACCCGACGACGGCGCGCGGCATTCCCGGCCTGTTCGCGCGCAACGAGAGAGTCGTCTGCGTGTTCGACACGGCCAACGGTCCCTTCGTCATGACCCTGGTGGGCGCCACCATCGTCGGCAGCATGGCCACCGTCTGGCACGGCGTCGTCAACCCGCCCCGAACGGGCCAGGTACGCGACTGGAGCTATGCGAATGACAATGTCGTGCTGAAACAAGGCGAAGAGCTGGGACGCTTCCTGCTGGGCTCCACCGTCGTCATGCTGTTCCCGAAAGACGCCGTGGCATTCAATGCCAACTGGCAACCTGCCGGCCCAGTGCAGCTGGGCGAAGTCATGGGCAATCTGCCCAAGTAA
- a CDS encoding DEAD/DEAH box helicase — MTFSSLGLIDPLVRKLDELGYAKPTPVQAQAIPAVLAGRDLMAAAQTGTGKTAGFAVPLLQRLTLEGVVAPQCVRVLVLVPTRELAEQVYASFRSYGGNLPLRSFVAYGGVPIEPQISKLRKGLDVLVATPGRLLDLQTQGAVKFEQVQTLVLDEADRMLDLGFERELDILLMTMPKQRQTLLFSATFSDAIRAMAKTMLKDPVSVEVSARNSTVKAVKQSVIVCDKKRKPELFLHLLKKKRWGQVLVFVKTRKGVELLVNTLLEQGVRADSIHGDKTQPNRLRALARFKEAEVQVLVATDVAARGLDIDQLPVVVNFDLPTVAEDYIHRIGRTGRAGASGEAISLVCADEVELLSAVEALTRQTLKRNEEPGFEAEHRVPGTSAGGTIQKKAVKVLAPKAAERAKKRRFYK; from the coding sequence ATGACGTTTTCCTCCCTCGGCCTGATCGATCCCCTGGTCCGCAAACTTGATGAGCTCGGCTATGCCAAGCCCACGCCGGTGCAGGCGCAAGCGATTCCTGCCGTACTGGCCGGGCGCGACCTGATGGCCGCCGCCCAGACGGGCACGGGCAAGACGGCCGGCTTTGCCGTGCCGCTGCTGCAGCGCTTGACCCTGGAAGGCGTGGTGGCGCCCCAGTGCGTGCGCGTGCTGGTGCTGGTGCCCACGCGCGAACTGGCCGAGCAAGTCTATGCCAGCTTCCGCAGCTATGGCGGCAACTTGCCTCTGCGCAGCTTTGTCGCCTATGGCGGCGTGCCGATCGAGCCGCAGATCAGCAAATTGCGCAAGGGCCTCGACGTGCTGGTGGCCACGCCAGGCCGCCTGCTGGACTTGCAGACGCAGGGCGCCGTCAAGTTCGAGCAAGTGCAGACGTTGGTACTGGACGAGGCGGACCGCATGCTGGACCTGGGCTTCGAGCGCGAGCTCGATATATTGCTGATGACCATGCCCAAGCAGCGCCAGACCCTGCTGTTTTCGGCCACCTTTTCGGATGCCATCCGCGCCATGGCGAAAACCATGCTGAAGGATCCCGTTTCGGTGGAAGTGAGCGCGCGCAACAGCACGGTCAAGGCCGTCAAGCAGTCGGTGATCGTGTGCGACAAGAAACGCAAGCCGGAACTGTTTTTGCACCTGCTGAAGAAAAAGCGCTGGGGCCAGGTATTGGTCTTCGTCAAGACGCGCAAGGGTGTCGAGCTACTGGTGAACACCTTGCTGGAGCAGGGCGTGCGCGCCGACTCCATCCACGGCGACAAGACGCAGCCGAACCGCCTGCGCGCGCTGGCCCGTTTCAAGGAGGCCGAGGTGCAGGTGCTGGTGGCCACCGACGTGGCCGCCCGTGGCCTGGATATCGATCAATTGCCCGTCGTCGTCAATTTCGACTTGCCCACCGTGGCGGAAGACTATATCCACCGCATCGGCCGTACGGGCCGCGCGGGCGCCTCGGGCGAAGCGATATCGCTGGTCTGCGCCGACGAAGTGGAATTGCTGTCGGCCGTGGAAGCGCTGACGCGGCAAACGCTGAAACGCAATGAGGAACCCGGTTTCGAGGCGGAGCACCGCGTGCCGGGCACGTCCGCCGGCGGTACCATCCAGAAGAAGGCCGTCAAGGTGCTGGCGCCGAAGGCGGCGGAGCGGGCCAAGAAGCGCCGCTTCTACAAATAA
- a CDS encoding FMN-dependent NADH-azoreductase gives MNILQINSSARSTGSASTRLADAIVARVQASNPEATLVRRDLAAQPHPVLDEPTLQALFTPADKRTPEQAARIALDDALIAQVQAADVIVIGAPMYNFGITVQLKSWFDAIARANVTFKYTENGPVGLLTGKKVYVGLSRGGLHRDSANDSQVPYLNTMFGFLGLTDVQYVYSEGMGMGPDAVAKAQAQADAEINAILV, from the coding sequence ATGAACATCCTGCAAATCAATTCCAGCGCCCGCAGCACCGGTTCCGCCTCGACCCGTCTGGCTGACGCCATCGTTGCCCGCGTGCAAGCCAGCAACCCTGAAGCCACCCTGGTGCGCCGCGACCTGGCTGCCCAACCACACCCCGTGCTCGACGAGCCGACCCTGCAAGCGCTGTTCACGCCGGCGGACAAGCGCACGCCGGAGCAGGCGGCCCGCATCGCCCTGGACGACGCGCTGATTGCGCAAGTACAAGCAGCCGACGTCATCGTCATCGGCGCACCGATGTACAACTTCGGCATCACCGTGCAACTGAAAAGCTGGTTCGACGCAATTGCCCGCGCCAACGTCACTTTCAAGTACACGGAAAACGGCCCCGTTGGCCTGCTGACCGGCAAGAAAGTCTATGTGGGCCTGTCCCGCGGCGGCTTGCACCGCGACAGCGCCAACGATAGCCAGGTGCCTTACCTGAACACCATGTTCGGCTTCCTGGGCCTGACCGACGTGCAATACGTGTATTCGGAAGGCATGGGCATGGGCCCGGACGCCGTGGCCAAGGCACAGGCGCAAGCCGATGCCGAGATCAACGCCATTTTGGTGTAA